The following are encoded together in the Nitrospira sp. genome:
- the pyk gene encoding pyruvate kinase, which translates to MRKAKIICTIGPASASPAIVDRLITCGMNVARLNFSHGTYEWHAAAITTIRQAAAKQRVAVAIIQDLQGPRIRVGLVPPAGIHVTVGQSVRLRASRSELEAQSTVPSSSTEIPISYPHLARDLRVGARILINDGLIELVAEHIKDDIVDCSVLIGGTITSHKGINLPDTVVSAPTLTEKDRQDIQFGAEQGVDYLALSFVRGPQDIETARTVLKACGTGIPLIAKIERAEAVAVLNDILDCANGVMIARGDLGVEMGPEAVPILQKRIIVEANRRRRLVITATQMLESMTQATRPTRAEASDVANAVFDGSDAVMLSAETAVGAYPVEAVQVMDRLIRAAEGTSEPGVTIKTDPGRDNLSLAEAISVAAAFAARSVHAKAIVAFTESGTTARLISKHRPTSPLLAFTPSETIRRQMALYWGVCPFPMARGGPPEAWIAEAGQRLMAEHLCSPGDIVAVVSGTMAGQVGGTNMLKLHEIGSLTSDRDKPSTTSQSS; encoded by the coding sequence ATGCGAAAAGCCAAGATCATCTGTACCATTGGGCCAGCGAGTGCATCACCAGCGATCGTCGATCGCCTGATCACCTGTGGGATGAACGTGGCGCGGTTGAATTTCTCGCATGGGACCTATGAGTGGCATGCCGCAGCGATCACCACGATCCGTCAGGCCGCTGCTAAGCAGAGAGTGGCTGTGGCCATCATTCAGGATCTGCAAGGACCAAGAATTCGGGTGGGTCTTGTGCCACCAGCAGGGATTCACGTCACAGTCGGTCAATCGGTTCGTCTCCGTGCATCGCGATCTGAATTGGAAGCCCAATCCACTGTCCCCTCCTCTTCGACAGAAATTCCTATCTCGTACCCGCATCTGGCGCGTGACCTGCGTGTTGGTGCACGGATTCTGATCAATGACGGGTTGATTGAGCTGGTTGCCGAACACATCAAGGATGACATCGTCGACTGTTCCGTCCTCATCGGAGGTACCATTACCTCACACAAAGGGATTAATCTCCCTGACACGGTGGTCAGTGCACCCACGCTGACCGAAAAAGATCGGCAGGACATTCAGTTTGGTGCCGAACAGGGTGTCGATTATCTCGCGCTCTCGTTTGTCCGGGGACCGCAGGATATCGAGACGGCGCGAACCGTACTGAAGGCATGCGGAACCGGCATTCCGCTCATCGCGAAGATCGAACGGGCCGAGGCCGTCGCGGTCCTGAATGATATCTTGGATTGTGCGAACGGTGTGATGATTGCACGCGGTGATCTGGGCGTGGAGATGGGGCCGGAAGCGGTGCCGATTTTACAGAAACGCATTATCGTCGAGGCCAATCGTCGGCGTCGGTTGGTGATCACTGCCACGCAGATGTTAGAGTCGATGACGCAGGCCACCAGGCCGACGAGAGCAGAAGCCTCGGATGTCGCCAATGCCGTCTTTGACGGCAGTGATGCCGTGATGCTTTCAGCGGAAACAGCGGTTGGAGCTTATCCGGTTGAGGCAGTTCAGGTCATGGATCGTCTGATTCGCGCCGCGGAAGGCACGAGCGAACCTGGTGTGACCATTAAGACAGATCCTGGCAGGGACAATCTGTCATTGGCGGAGGCGATCTCGGTCGCTGCCGCTTTCGCAGCCCGATCAGTCCACGCGAAGGCCATCGTGGCCTTCACAGAAAGCGGCACCACCGCACGGTTGATCTCCAAACACCGACCAACCTCCCCTCTCCTGGCCTTCACGCCGTCCGAAACGATTCGACGGCAGATGGCGCTGTATTGGGGCGTGTGCCCCTTCCCCATGGCTCGAGGAGGACCACCAGAAGCCTGGATCGCAGAGGCGGGACAACGACTTATGGCCGAGCATCTCTGCTCACCTGGAGATATCGTTGCCGTGGTGTCTGGAACCATGGCGGGCCAAGTCGGCGGCACGAACATGCTGAAGCTGCATGAAATCGGCTCTCTCACGTCTGACCGTGACAAGCCTTCCACCACATCGCAGTCGTCATAA
- a CDS encoding P-loop NTPase has translation MATLISVASGKGGVGKSVVSANLALALAKNGRQVILADLDVGGADAHIMFGELTPPLTLTDFLNKRVPRLEDVAIPITLHPNLRLIPGTGETLATANMAYARKKRLMKQFRELTADVVVIDIGAGTSYHALDFFLMGDIHLAVASPEPTSVLDLYRFIKLAAIRRVLACVLARSPMSEVLSNRDFSSVEEVMDVAGATDLEGRDTAAAVLQSFQPGLIINRATNSSQVNVLYLRRILHQYVGGDLMLLGEIPDDPAVPQAVRKFLPVIEATPTSLAAKSFLLLATAVEQLITRHTSTIKAEIKQPEETQTAIVFSKTDITPAHPDSAPAKSEVPSAPYGSKTHGQADSVQPLRRNVA, from the coding sequence ATGGCGACTCTAATTTCAGTGGCATCCGGCAAAGGCGGCGTCGGAAAGAGTGTGGTGTCAGCCAACCTTGCGTTGGCGCTTGCGAAAAACGGGCGACAGGTCATTCTGGCTGACCTGGACGTGGGCGGGGCCGATGCTCACATCATGTTCGGAGAATTGACTCCACCGCTCACCTTGACGGATTTTTTGAACAAACGAGTACCTCGCCTGGAGGACGTTGCCATTCCCATCACGCTGCATCCCAACCTTCGCCTGATTCCAGGAACAGGTGAGACCTTGGCAACAGCCAATATGGCCTATGCCCGCAAGAAGCGGCTGATGAAACAGTTCCGGGAACTCACTGCAGATGTCGTGGTGATCGACATCGGAGCCGGCACCAGCTACCACGCACTCGACTTTTTTTTGATGGGCGACATCCATTTGGCTGTCGCATCTCCCGAACCAACATCGGTATTAGACCTCTACCGATTCATTAAGTTGGCGGCGATCCGCCGTGTCTTAGCCTGCGTTCTCGCGCGCAGCCCGATGTCGGAAGTGCTCTCTAACCGAGACTTCAGCAGCGTGGAAGAAGTCATGGATGTTGCTGGTGCCACCGACCTGGAAGGGCGTGATACAGCCGCCGCCGTATTGCAATCATTTCAGCCAGGACTGATCATCAATCGTGCCACCAACAGCTCCCAGGTCAACGTCCTCTACCTTCGGAGGATCCTCCATCAATACGTCGGTGGAGACCTGATGTTACTAGGAGAAATTCCAGACGATCCGGCCGTACCTCAAGCCGTCCGAAAGTTCCTGCCCGTGATCGAGGCGACGCCCACATCCCTTGCCGCCAAGAGCTTCCTCTTGCTTGCCACGGCTGTCGAGCAACTGATCACACGACATACGAGCACCATCAAAGCAGAGATCAAACAACCCGAAGAGACACAGACCGCCATCGTCTTTTCCAAGACAGACATTACTCCGGCGCATCCCGACTCTGCTCCTGCGAAATCAGAAGTCCCATCCGCCCCCTATGGCTCAAAGACTCATGGTCAGGCAGATTCCGTCCAGCCGCTCCGAAGAAACGTTGCCTGA